The Lycium ferocissimum isolate CSIRO_LF1 chromosome 10, AGI_CSIRO_Lferr_CH_V1, whole genome shotgun sequence genome window below encodes:
- the LOC132034901 gene encoding peroxidase 12-like: MQSSGPDYDLPLGRRDGLYFATRNETLANLPPPSFNRSGILTSLATKNFTPTDVVVLSGGHTIGIVHCTSFTDRLYPNQDSSMDKTFANNLKTTCPTSNSTNTNVLDIRLPNKFDNKYYIDPMNRQELFTLDQDSYTDQIQD, translated from the exons atgCAGTCTAGTGGTCCGGACTATGATCTACCATTAGGTAGAAGGGATGGACTCTACTTTGCAACAAGAAATGAAACCCTAGCCAATCTTCCACCACCTTCATTCAACAGAAGCGGAATTCTAACTTCACTTGCCACAAAAAACTTCACCCCCACAGATGTTGTTGTACTTTCTGGTGGCCacactattggtattgttcaTTGCACTTCTTTCACTGACAGACTTTACCCTAATCAAGATTCATCCATGGATAAAACCTTTGCCAACAACCTTAAAACAACTTGTCCCACCTCAAACTCCACGAACACGAATGTCCTAGACATCCGATTACCTAACAAGTTCGATAACAAGTACTACATTGATCCCATGAATCGACAAGAGCTTTTCACATTGGATCAAGATTCGTACACGGATCAAATTCAAG ATTAG